In a genomic window of Saccharothrix sp. HUAS TT1:
- a CDS encoding ester cyclase, translating to MDLIETAARWAAAWRERDAAAIADAVAGFADPDTPEPVAGADLVAHVEAVLTRFPDLALDFAPAADAGDTVVLTWTLTATHRAPYLGMPGTGGAAAVAGADVLTLVDGAVRVRRHFDRVALASSLGHTPRFLPARDEVQEYGISARTTTGRTDYPRVLTFTYLDVRDDVEGADVDLLSTEVVKSLRASKGFLGVGTFEIGTRKYTISAFDRPESVRAVHARPHQRSLRKFFRSGLCTGAYTSVWVLERESFHLRCPDCEEVVDAGAGRTCACGATPTPDPLF from the coding sequence ATGGACCTGATCGAGACCGCCGCGCGGTGGGCCGCGGCCTGGCGCGAGCGCGACGCCGCCGCCATCGCGGACGCGGTGGCGGGGTTCGCCGACCCGGACACCCCGGAGCCGGTGGCGGGCGCGGACCTCGTCGCGCACGTCGAGGCCGTGCTGACCCGGTTCCCGGACCTGGCGCTCGACTTCGCGCCGGCCGCCGACGCGGGCGACACCGTCGTGCTGACCTGGACCCTGACCGCCACGCACCGCGCCCCCTACCTGGGGATGCCGGGCACGGGCGGCGCGGCGGCGGTGGCCGGCGCGGACGTGCTGACCCTCGTGGACGGCGCGGTGCGCGTGCGCCGCCACTTCGACCGGGTCGCGCTGGCCTCGTCGCTCGGCCACACGCCGCGCTTCCTCCCCGCCCGCGACGAGGTGCAGGAGTACGGCATCAGCGCGCGCACGACGACGGGCAGGACCGACTACCCGCGGGTGCTCACGTTCACCTACCTGGACGTCCGCGACGACGTCGAGGGCGCGGACGTCGACCTGCTCAGCACCGAGGTGGTCAAGTCGCTGCGCGCCTCGAAGGGCTTCCTCGGCGTGGGCACGTTCGAGATCGGCACCCGCAAGTACACGATCAGCGCCTTCGACCGCCCCGAGTCGGTCCGCGCCGTGCACGCCCGGCCGCACCAGCGGTCCCTGCGGAAGTTCTTCCGCAGCGGCCTGTGCACCGGGGCTTACACCAGCGTGTGGGTGCTGGAGCGGGAGAGCTTCCACCTGCGCTGCCCCGACTGCGAGGAGGTGGTCGACGCGGGCGCGGGCCGGACCTGCGCGTGCGGCGCCACCCCGACCCCCGACCCCCTGTTCTGA
- a CDS encoding phosphopantetheinyl transferase — protein MTGWGSAAIAFGELTAPWQLVDPMPLEAVFTRPERLRSGAGRTLQHWAGRLAAKYAVLRLLGEPVTAEHLGAVEVLPLPAPLCSRTAACLHGHPPGVRLIGVLDGREAAGTRIRVSVSHTADLAFAVALTSARLPEDHDLEAVTAWT, from the coding sequence ATGACCGGGTGGGGTAGCGCCGCCATCGCCTTCGGCGAGCTGACCGCGCCGTGGCAGCTGGTCGACCCGATGCCGCTGGAGGCCGTGTTCACCCGCCCGGAACGGCTGCGGTCCGGCGCCGGGCGCACCCTCCAGCACTGGGCGGGCAGGCTGGCGGCCAAGTACGCCGTGCTGCGCCTGCTGGGTGAGCCCGTGACCGCGGAGCACCTGGGCGCGGTGGAGGTGCTGCCCCTGCCCGCGCCCCTGTGCAGCCGCACGGCGGCCTGCCTGCACGGCCACCCGCCGGGCGTGCGCCTGATCGGCGTGCTGGACGGCAGGGAGGCGGCGGGCACCCGCATCCGGGTCTCCGTGAGCCACACCGCCGACCTGGCGTTCGCGGTGGCGCTGACCTCGGCCCGGCTGCCCGAGGACCACGACCTGGAAGCGGTGACCGCATGGACCTGA
- a CDS encoding ACP S-malonyltransferase: MIGFVFPGQGTVRVGMGGWLRRDPVGAAVVARADELLPEPVSELCSRGPLDKLVDTLHAQPAVTACNLAALAVLRESGVEPDVVAGHSVGEISALCAAGVLDADAALRLVATRARLMADLPDTGGMTAVLGLPPERVEELAAEAARPGEPLVVGLENAPDHTVVSGATAAVERLAALAGAAGARKLVALKVSNAFHSPLMAGALDGWAEAVRATPMRPPRVPVVPNATAEPTTDLPTVVDALIAQLTARVRWTATMRVLADAETLVEVGDSKVLAGLLRGVGARCVSMADPAAVRRLRRPEPAA; encoded by the coding sequence GTGATCGGCTTCGTGTTCCCCGGTCAGGGCACGGTCCGGGTCGGCATGGGCGGCTGGCTGCGCCGCGACCCGGTGGGCGCGGCGGTGGTCGCGCGCGCCGACGAGCTGCTGCCCGAGCCGGTGTCCGAGCTGTGCTCCCGCGGGCCGCTGGACAAGCTCGTCGACACCCTGCACGCGCAGCCCGCCGTGACCGCGTGCAACCTCGCCGCGCTCGCGGTCCTGCGGGAGAGCGGCGTGGAGCCGGACGTCGTCGCCGGGCACAGCGTCGGCGAGATCAGCGCGCTGTGCGCGGCGGGCGTGCTGGACGCCGACGCCGCGCTGCGCCTGGTCGCCACCCGGGCCCGGCTGATGGCCGACCTGCCCGACACCGGCGGCATGACCGCCGTGCTGGGCCTGCCGCCGGAGCGGGTGGAGGAGCTGGCCGCCGAGGCGGCCCGGCCGGGTGAGCCGCTGGTCGTCGGCCTGGAGAACGCGCCGGACCACACCGTGGTCTCCGGGGCGACCGCCGCCGTCGAGCGGCTCGCCGCGCTGGCCGGGGCCGCCGGCGCCCGCAAGCTGGTGGCGCTCAAGGTGAGCAACGCGTTCCACTCGCCGCTGATGGCGGGCGCGCTGGACGGCTGGGCCGAGGCGGTGCGCGCGACACCGATGCGCCCGCCCCGCGTCCCGGTGGTCCCGAACGCGACCGCGGAGCCGACCACCGACCTGCCGACCGTCGTGGACGCGCTGATCGCGCAGCTCACCGCGCGGGTGCGCTGGACCGCCACGATGCGCGTGCTCGCCGACGCGGAGACCCTGGTCGAGGTCGGCGACAGCAAGGTGCTCGCCGGGTTGCTGCGCGGCGTCGGCGCGCGCTGCGTCAGCATGGCCGACCCGGCCGCCGTGCGCCGGCTGCGCCGCCCGGAGCCCGCGGCATGA
- a CDS encoding alpha/beta fold hydrolase yields MSVKDTLLTGSAHVNGVDIAYVDKGEGDPVVLLHGFPDSHYLWRHQIDPLVEAGFRVIAPDLRGFGESGKPQEVEAYDMRTIVNDVVALTQHLGIPKAHIVGHDWGAAIAWMYAFLMPRRVDHLAVLSVGHPGVFGTPSIEQRKASWYMLFYQFPGVSEQLLRRNGWRLFKEIMGGEGDHQRYPRELAKPGALTAALNWYRANRSPEAELRVESNFPPVLAPTLGIWSTGDKALLEEGMKGSVKFVKGSWRYERVEDASHWIPLDQPEIVTKLLLGFLGTEKAAAVPTRRRRL; encoded by the coding sequence ATGAGCGTCAAGGACACCCTGCTGACCGGGTCGGCGCACGTCAACGGCGTCGACATCGCGTACGTGGACAAGGGCGAGGGCGACCCGGTCGTGCTGCTGCACGGCTTCCCCGACTCCCACTACCTGTGGCGGCACCAGATCGACCCCCTGGTGGAGGCGGGCTTCCGCGTCATCGCGCCCGACCTGCGCGGTTTCGGCGAGTCGGGCAAGCCGCAGGAGGTCGAGGCGTACGACATGCGCACGATCGTCAACGACGTCGTCGCCCTGACGCAGCACCTCGGCATCCCCAAGGCGCACATCGTCGGGCACGACTGGGGCGCCGCTATCGCGTGGATGTACGCCTTCCTGATGCCGCGCCGCGTCGACCACCTCGCCGTGCTGTCGGTCGGCCACCCCGGCGTGTTCGGCACGCCGTCGATCGAGCAGCGCAAGGCCAGCTGGTACATGCTCTTCTACCAGTTCCCCGGCGTGAGCGAACAGCTGCTGCGGCGCAACGGGTGGCGGCTGTTCAAGGAGATCATGGGCGGCGAGGGCGACCACCAGCGCTACCCGCGCGAGCTGGCCAAGCCGGGCGCGCTCACCGCGGCGCTGAACTGGTACCGCGCCAACCGCTCGCCCGAGGCCGAGCTGCGCGTGGAGAGCAACTTCCCGCCCGTGCTCGCGCCCACCCTCGGCATCTGGTCCACCGGGGACAAGGCGCTGCTCGAAGAGGGCATGAAGGGCTCGGTGAAGTTCGTCAAGGGCTCGTGGCGCTACGAGCGCGTCGAGGACGCCAGCCACTGGATCCCGCTGGACCAGCCGGAGATCGTCACCAAGCTGCTGCTGGGCTTCCTGGGCACCGAGAAGGCCGCGGCGGTGCCCACCCGGCGGCGCAGGCTCTGA
- a CDS encoding NAD(P)/FAD-dependent oxidoreductase, translating into MTVEHTGIDVVVVGGGIAGASAAANLALNGLSVVLLEKQETYQDIVRGEWIAPWGLREAQTLGVEDAFGLGGAWEIREWTQWDETVDPAEAETVDMTRFVPGVGGPMSFPHHEVCALMAEQAEDNGATVVMGAQRVQVTAGTSPEVRWTRAGQEHLAKPRMVIGATGRGCTVGRQVGVSMATSVHHWGGGLRVTGLDDWPMDVQAMGTEDEKMFMVFPQGDGNARLYINFPTANRKLYQGPGGERRFIADFELASLPDRGKAVYAAAKSIGPLKLWPSVAMFPEQPVVLDGVVLVGDEAGNADTVLGTGLSCSLRDTRAVCEVLTGGDDWSPAAFAGYLAERKFRMDRLHFGAGIIAKLHCEFGPVAAERRRRARELMAENFAASVTGLLNMVPPEDVPEFGFSEFFAERLFRERA; encoded by the coding sequence ATGACCGTCGAGCACACCGGGATCGACGTCGTCGTGGTGGGCGGCGGTATCGCGGGCGCGTCCGCCGCGGCCAACCTCGCGCTGAACGGCCTGTCCGTGGTGCTGCTGGAGAAGCAGGAGACCTACCAGGACATCGTGCGCGGCGAGTGGATCGCGCCGTGGGGCCTGCGGGAGGCGCAGACGCTGGGCGTGGAGGACGCGTTCGGCCTCGGCGGCGCGTGGGAGATCCGCGAGTGGACGCAGTGGGACGAGACGGTCGACCCGGCCGAGGCGGAGACCGTGGACATGACGCGGTTCGTGCCCGGTGTCGGCGGCCCCATGTCGTTCCCGCACCACGAGGTCTGCGCGTTGATGGCCGAGCAGGCCGAGGACAACGGCGCGACCGTGGTGATGGGCGCGCAGCGGGTCCAGGTCACCGCCGGGACCAGTCCGGAGGTCCGCTGGACGCGTGCCGGGCAGGAGCACCTGGCCAAGCCGCGCATGGTCATCGGCGCCACCGGCCGCGGCTGCACGGTCGGCCGCCAGGTCGGCGTGTCCATGGCGACCTCGGTGCACCACTGGGGCGGCGGGCTGCGGGTCACCGGCCTGGACGACTGGCCGATGGACGTGCAGGCGATGGGCACCGAGGACGAGAAGATGTTCATGGTGTTCCCGCAGGGCGACGGCAACGCCCGGCTCTACATCAACTTCCCGACCGCCAACCGGAAGCTCTACCAGGGACCGGGTGGCGAGCGGCGGTTCATCGCGGACTTCGAGCTGGCGTCCCTGCCCGACCGCGGCAAGGCCGTGTACGCCGCCGCGAAGTCGATCGGGCCGCTCAAGCTGTGGCCGTCGGTGGCGATGTTCCCCGAGCAGCCGGTCGTCCTGGACGGCGTGGTGCTCGTCGGGGACGAGGCGGGCAACGCCGACACCGTGCTCGGCACCGGCCTGTCGTGCAGCCTGCGCGACACCCGCGCCGTGTGCGAGGTGCTGACCGGCGGCGACGACTGGTCGCCCGCCGCCTTCGCGGGGTACCTGGCCGAGCGCAAGTTCCGGATGGACCGGCTGCACTTCGGCGCGGGCATCATCGCCAAGCTGCACTGCGAGTTCGGGCCCGTCGCCGCCGAGCGCCGCCGCCGGGCGCGCGAGCTGATGGCCGAGAACTTCGCCGCGTCGGTGACCGGCCTGCTCAACATGGTGCCTCCGGAGGACGTGCCGGAGTTCGGGTTCAGCGAGTTCTTCGCCGAGAGGCTGTTCAGGGAGAGGGCATGA
- a CDS encoding nitroreductase family protein, translating into MTGEPFDVLETDRLLTTTRSVRRRLDLDRPVPRAVIEEALEVAVQAPTANDQQNWRWVVITEQAVKDQLAELFDISWQFHQKEVWTRSGRRRNSPQARKNNASAATLAETIARVPALVIPCVLGRPPDIGAIDAEWLGSTGTRNLGTWQEGVRIGAMRASNFYGSIFPAVWSFQLALRSRGLGSTITCMHLPFERQVGELLGIPAGVTQVCLVPVAYTIGTDFRPAKRVPAKERTSWERWQA; encoded by the coding sequence ATGACCGGCGAGCCCTTCGACGTGCTGGAGACCGACCGGCTGCTCACCACCACCCGGTCGGTGCGCCGCCGGCTCGACCTCGACCGGCCCGTGCCGCGCGCGGTGATCGAGGAGGCGCTGGAGGTCGCCGTCCAGGCGCCGACCGCGAACGACCAGCAGAACTGGCGCTGGGTGGTGATCACCGAGCAGGCGGTGAAGGACCAGCTGGCGGAGCTGTTCGACATCTCCTGGCAGTTCCACCAGAAAGAGGTGTGGACGCGGTCCGGGCGTCGCCGCAACAGCCCGCAGGCCAGGAAGAACAACGCCTCCGCCGCCACCCTGGCCGAGACCATCGCCCGGGTGCCCGCGCTGGTGATCCCGTGCGTGCTCGGCCGGCCGCCGGACATCGGCGCGATCGACGCCGAGTGGCTCGGCTCGACCGGCACCCGCAACCTCGGCACCTGGCAGGAGGGCGTGCGGATCGGGGCCATGCGGGCCAGCAACTTCTACGGCTCGATCTTCCCCGCGGTGTGGTCGTTCCAGTTGGCCCTGCGCAGCCGCGGCCTCGGCAGCACGATCACGTGCATGCACCTGCCGTTCGAGCGGCAGGTGGGCGAACTGCTCGGCATCCCCGCCGGGGTCACCCAGGTCTGCCTGGTGCCGGTCGCCTACACGATCGGCACCGATTTCCGCCCCGCCAAGCGGGTTCCGGCGAAGGAACGCACGTCCTGGGAGAGGTGGCAGGCATGA
- a CDS encoding beta-ketoacyl synthase N-terminal-like domain-containing protein: protein MALRPVVITGVGVICAVGRDPEEFWGRLTAGGGGITAVEDERFGAFEARFAGQVPDEWIDAQLPAEDTGLDRTARLALVAARQAVAQAGLGAATPGERFGLVLGKCQATPTAAGGYQPMHATGDVVARKLGMTGPRILVSTACAAGGNAVGLAKDKILTGDADVVLAGGVDPLLFGTYAGFAGLQALSARPCGPYSRSDGLNLGEGAAFLVVEALDHALARGAEPLAEVAGYGLSADAYHATAPDPTGRGGATAMRRALADAGLDTDAVDYVNGHGTGTPANDAMEKKVMRAVFGERAPQVPTSSIKSFIGHTLGAAGAVEAVASVLALRTATAPPTIGFTEEAIAESTLDFVPNTARALPMDVVVSNNYAFGGNNASLVLRRPGGPREYDELPATEVVLTGLGPVTGLGTGIAEVAEAVANGRTAVGAEPSLEGRTFAPRSLWRHMNNLSRMAIAASRLAWEDAGLKLPRAALDNVGVIFATAAGSVESTDGFDESVLANPNKPAVLSFSNVVLNATGGAVCQTLGLRGPTTTICNGNASASIALDCAVETIRAGKADVVVLVAADEAPRSGDGAQVNPYDRNSGEAPASASVAMVVESAAHAAARGAIPYARVLGSAHAGAGAGDERSLVERALAALPTEGVDLVIGAATGGATDEAEAGAVLDAVPSARLTATAGLTGDAGAATGALNLALAALALRDGVAPAIPGLTSPRAGAVESYVTKPELPAALAKALVLSAAPGSVRGGTLLGAV from the coding sequence ATGGCGCTGCGGCCAGTGGTCATCACCGGGGTCGGGGTGATCTGCGCGGTCGGCCGGGACCCGGAGGAGTTCTGGGGCCGGCTCACCGCGGGCGGGGGCGGCATCACCGCCGTGGAGGACGAGCGGTTCGGCGCGTTCGAGGCCAGGTTCGCGGGCCAGGTGCCCGACGAGTGGATCGACGCGCAGCTGCCGGCCGAGGACACCGGGCTGGACCGCACTGCCCGGCTCGCCCTCGTCGCGGCCCGGCAGGCGGTCGCCCAGGCGGGGCTGGGCGCGGCCACGCCCGGCGAGCGGTTCGGGTTGGTCCTCGGCAAGTGCCAGGCCACCCCGACCGCGGCGGGCGGCTACCAGCCCATGCACGCCACCGGCGACGTCGTCGCCCGCAAGCTGGGCATGACCGGCCCGCGCATCCTGGTCTCGACCGCGTGCGCGGCGGGCGGCAACGCGGTCGGCCTGGCCAAGGACAAGATCCTCACCGGGGACGCGGACGTGGTGCTCGCCGGCGGTGTCGACCCCCTGCTGTTCGGCACCTACGCGGGGTTCGCGGGCCTGCAGGCCCTCAGCGCCCGCCCGTGCGGCCCCTACAGCCGCTCGGACGGCCTGAACCTGGGCGAGGGCGCCGCGTTCCTGGTCGTGGAGGCGCTGGACCACGCGCTGGCCCGGGGCGCGGAGCCGCTGGCCGAGGTCGCGGGCTACGGCCTGTCCGCCGACGCCTACCACGCCACCGCGCCGGACCCGACCGGCCGCGGCGGCGCCACGGCCATGCGCCGGGCGCTGGCCGACGCCGGCCTGGACACCGACGCCGTGGACTACGTCAACGGGCACGGCACCGGCACGCCCGCCAACGACGCCATGGAGAAGAAGGTCATGCGCGCCGTGTTCGGCGAGCGGGCGCCGCAGGTGCCGACCAGCAGCATCAAGAGCTTCATCGGGCACACGCTGGGCGCGGCGGGCGCGGTCGAGGCGGTGGCCAGCGTGCTGGCCCTGCGCACCGCGACCGCGCCGCCCACCATCGGGTTCACCGAAGAGGCGATCGCGGAGTCCACCCTGGACTTCGTGCCGAACACCGCGCGTGCGCTGCCCATGGACGTCGTGGTGTCCAACAACTACGCGTTCGGCGGCAACAACGCCTCGCTCGTGCTGCGCCGCCCCGGCGGCCCGCGCGAGTACGACGAGCTGCCCGCCACCGAGGTCGTCCTCACCGGCCTCGGACCGGTCACCGGCCTGGGCACCGGCATCGCCGAGGTCGCCGAGGCGGTCGCCAACGGCCGCACCGCGGTCGGCGCGGAGCCTTCCCTGGAGGGCCGCACGTTCGCGCCGCGCTCGCTGTGGCGGCACATGAACAACCTGTCCCGCATGGCGATCGCCGCCTCGCGGCTGGCCTGGGAGGACGCCGGGCTGAAGCTGCCCCGCGCCGCCCTGGACAACGTGGGCGTCATCTTCGCCACCGCGGCGGGCTCGGTGGAGAGCACCGACGGGTTCGACGAGAGCGTGCTGGCGAACCCGAACAAGCCCGCCGTGCTCAGCTTCTCCAACGTGGTGCTCAACGCCACCGGCGGTGCGGTCTGCCAGACCCTGGGCCTGCGCGGCCCGACCACCACCATCTGCAACGGCAACGCGTCGGCGTCCATCGCGCTGGACTGCGCGGTGGAGACCATCCGCGCGGGCAAGGCCGACGTGGTGGTCCTGGTCGCGGCCGACGAGGCGCCGAGGTCCGGCGACGGCGCGCAGGTGAACCCCTACGACCGGAACTCGGGCGAGGCGCCCGCGTCCGCTTCGGTGGCCATGGTCGTCGAGTCCGCCGCGCACGCCGCCGCCCGGGGCGCGATCCCGTACGCGCGGGTGCTGGGCAGCGCCCACGCGGGCGCGGGAGCGGGCGACGAGCGGTCCCTGGTGGAGCGCGCCCTCGCCGCGCTGCCCACCGAGGGCGTCGACCTGGTGATCGGCGCGGCCACCGGCGGCGCGACCGACGAGGCGGAGGCGGGCGCGGTGCTCGACGCCGTCCCGTCCGCCCGGCTCACCGCCACCGCGGGCCTGACCGGCGACGCGGGCGCGGCCACCGGCGCGCTGAACCTGGCGCTGGCCGCCCTCGCCCTGCGCGACGGCGTCGCACCGGCCATCCCGGGGCTCACCAGCCCCCGCGCCGGCGCGGTCGAGTCCTACGTCACCAAGCCCGAGCTGCCGGCCGCGCTGGCCAAGGCCCTGGTGCTCAGCGCCGCGCCCGGCTCGGTGCGCGGCGGAACCCTGCTGGGTGCGGTATGA
- a CDS encoding aminomethyltransferase family protein: MTSPVKTAHPDGAEYGTVLDAEVALRFSTLDAEYEAIRERAALLDLSGERIIELSGSGATDFAQKVLARDVEYLTAERCMTSLVLAEDGAVVDQVVVWGREDGLLLESSTGAGTRLLEHLRAHAEPGVEITDRTAEHALFGLEGPYAWGVVGRLIDGELAALPFESVVDSQWDGVDILFARTGVTGEYGYKVLVPRESAERLWTKALEHAVPAGQEAVELAMLEVRQPVVRHEAGEGVDVLEMGAGWLVDITKDEFIGRDAVVAAFEGTAERRTVGFSGGAEVPAPGTPVTVGGERIGEVVHAVHSVGLKSSLGLLRLPPDLAAAGLTVTVGDTEVVTLTSPYVTPKSWSTPII, translated from the coding sequence TTGACGTCGCCGGTCAAGACCGCGCACCCCGACGGCGCCGAGTACGGCACCGTCCTGGACGCCGAGGTCGCGCTGCGGTTCAGCACGCTCGACGCCGAGTACGAGGCGATCCGGGAGCGGGCCGCCCTGCTGGACCTGTCCGGCGAGCGGATCATCGAGCTCTCCGGCAGCGGCGCGACCGACTTCGCGCAGAAGGTGCTGGCGCGCGACGTGGAGTACCTGACCGCCGAGCGCTGCATGACGAGCCTGGTGCTCGCCGAGGACGGCGCCGTCGTGGACCAGGTCGTGGTCTGGGGCCGCGAGGACGGCCTGCTGCTGGAGTCCTCCACCGGCGCCGGCACCCGGCTGCTGGAGCACCTGCGCGCGCACGCCGAGCCCGGCGTGGAGATCACCGACCGCACCGCCGAGCACGCCCTCTTCGGCCTGGAGGGCCCGTACGCGTGGGGCGTGGTCGGCCGGCTGATCGACGGTGAGCTGGCCGCGCTGCCGTTCGAGTCCGTCGTGGACAGCCAGTGGGACGGCGTGGACATCCTGTTCGCCCGCACCGGTGTGACGGGCGAGTACGGCTACAAGGTGCTGGTGCCGCGCGAGTCGGCCGAGCGGCTGTGGACCAAGGCCCTGGAGCACGCCGTGCCCGCTGGCCAGGAGGCCGTGGAGCTGGCGATGCTGGAGGTGCGGCAGCCGGTCGTGCGCCACGAGGCGGGCGAGGGGGTCGACGTGCTGGAGATGGGCGCGGGCTGGCTCGTGGACATCACCAAGGACGAGTTCATCGGGCGTGACGCCGTGGTCGCCGCCTTCGAGGGAACGGCCGAGCGCCGCACGGTCGGCTTCTCCGGCGGCGCCGAGGTGCCCGCTCCGGGCACGCCGGTCACCGTGGGCGGGGAGCGGATCGGCGAGGTCGTGCACGCCGTCCACAGCGTCGGGCTGAAGTCCTCCCTCGGCCTGCTGCGGCTGCCGCCGGACCTGGCCGCCGCCGGGCTCACGGTCACCGTCGGCGACACCGAGGTCGTCACGCTGACCAGCCCGTACGTCACGCCCAAGAGCTGGAGCACCCCGATCATCTGA
- the fabZ gene encoding 3-hydroxyacyl-ACP dehydratase FabZ, which yields MTTTQEPVRAGTSLTNDQLREVLPHRWPFLLIDRVEKVEPGVGAVGIKNVAATEMWFQGHFPTAAVLPGVIVVEAMAQLAGVVFALAGAGPIGYLAGVRSMRFRRPVVPGDRLVLTADRTAGGRGFSEFKVSARVDGQVAAEGTITIADPAATSPTGKV from the coding sequence ATGACGACGACCCAGGAGCCCGTGCGGGCGGGGACGTCGCTGACCAACGACCAGCTCCGGGAAGTCCTGCCGCACCGCTGGCCCTTCCTGCTGATCGACCGGGTCGAGAAGGTCGAGCCGGGCGTCGGCGCGGTCGGGATCAAGAACGTCGCGGCCACGGAGATGTGGTTCCAGGGGCACTTCCCGACCGCGGCCGTGCTGCCGGGCGTCATCGTCGTCGAGGCGATGGCCCAGCTGGCCGGCGTGGTGTTCGCCCTCGCCGGCGCGGGGCCGATCGGCTACCTCGCGGGCGTGCGGTCGATGAGGTTCCGCCGCCCCGTCGTGCCGGGGGACCGGCTCGTCCTCACCGCCGACCGCACGGCGGGAGGCCGGGGCTTCAGCGAGTTCAAGGTGAGCGCCAGGGTCGACGGCCAGGTCGCCGCCGAGGGCACCATCACCATCGCCGACCCGGCAGCCACCAGCCCTACCGGAAAGGTTTGA
- a CDS encoding acyl carrier protein, with protein MTLDELRATAAARHDTCAQIKKMIVSRLDLPIEPAWITDDQPLFGRGLELDSLDVLELYVAIEAEFGVALYDSDMSVFGSVSRLADHVNPALAEQAPTGSA; from the coding sequence GTGACCCTCGACGAACTGCGCGCCACGGCGGCCGCCCGGCACGACACGTGCGCCCAGATCAAGAAGATGATCGTCTCCCGGCTCGACCTGCCGATCGAGCCCGCGTGGATCACCGACGACCAGCCGCTGTTCGGCCGCGGGCTCGAACTGGACAGCCTCGACGTGCTGGAGCTGTACGTGGCGATCGAGGCCGAGTTCGGCGTCGCCCTCTACGACAGCGACATGTCGGTGTTCGGCTCGGTGTCGCGCCTGGCCGACCACGTGAACCCGGCCCTGGCCGAGCAGGCGCCGACCGGTTCGGCATGA
- a CDS encoding 3-oxoacyl-ACP reductase family protein, translated as MFAEGSVAVVTGGSRGIGRAVVVDLAAHGVHVVVNYSRSEEQAKELVAQVEQDGGSASAVRADVTDEDSVRELFRSVRSEHGRLDVLVTSAGVTRDRHLVAMSSATFRETMDINVHGTFLACREAMRIMQHQRRGAIVTLSSASGLDGGFPGQTNYVASKGAIIAFTKALSYEAAPHGIRVNVVAPGFVETDMTKVIPAKLRDGYASRIRLGRMGRPEEIANLVTFLASDKASYITSETFVANGGGLG; from the coding sequence ATGTTCGCCGAAGGATCGGTCGCCGTGGTCACCGGCGGGTCGCGCGGGATCGGGCGGGCCGTCGTGGTCGACCTGGCGGCCCACGGCGTGCACGTCGTGGTCAACTACTCGCGCTCGGAGGAGCAGGCCAAGGAACTGGTCGCGCAGGTCGAGCAGGACGGCGGCAGCGCGAGCGCGGTGCGGGCCGACGTGACCGACGAGGACTCGGTGCGCGAGCTGTTCCGCTCCGTGCGCTCCGAGCACGGCAGGCTCGACGTGCTGGTCACCAGCGCGGGTGTGACCCGGGACCGGCACCTGGTCGCGATGAGCAGCGCCACGTTCCGCGAGACGATGGACATCAACGTGCACGGCACGTTCCTGGCCTGCCGCGAGGCGATGCGCATCATGCAGCACCAGAGGCGCGGCGCGATCGTCACCCTCAGCTCCGCGAGCGGCCTGGACGGCGGCTTCCCCGGCCAGACGAACTACGTCGCGTCCAAGGGCGCGATCATCGCGTTCACCAAGGCGCTGTCCTACGAGGCCGCGCCGCACGGCATCCGCGTCAACGTGGTGGCGCCGGGGTTCGTCGAGACCGACATGACCAAGGTCATCCCCGCGAAGCTGCGCGACGGCTACGCCTCGCGCATCCGGCTCGGCCGCATGGGCCGACCCGAGGAGATCGCGAACCTGGTCACGTTCCTGGCCTCCGACAAGGCGTCCTACATCACCAGCGAGACGTTCGTCGCCAACGGCGGCGGGCTCGGCTGA